Proteins encoded in a region of the Brevefilum fermentans genome:
- a CDS encoding F0F1 ATP synthase subunit delta, which translates to MLDIDLFTVVAEIINFLVLAVALYFILFKPIVKRMDENAKRRAELLTTAEEMNQQAEDNLALIVGRLDNLDKEIEVHLENAKSLMQAESEALLDATKTEAESILIDAEKEVVKLQQQGIEDFHEKLVNGILNISKQVLTQTTPAEVHDNLVNELIEKIWDMGKQDMHQVRTVRDSLTERTPTVRVASAKALTPDQQRALIRPVSALADRNVNMEIDVDPDLISGIRVHLGDLIVTNNLAVELNNLKTDIAKLIDESLQH; encoded by the coding sequence ATGCTGGATATTGATCTGTTCACCGTAGTGGCCGAAATCATTAACTTTCTCGTCCTTGCGGTTGCCCTGTACTTCATTCTCTTTAAACCCATTGTAAAGCGCATGGATGAGAATGCAAAAAGAAGAGCAGAATTGCTCACAACGGCAGAAGAAATGAACCAACAAGCTGAGGATAATTTAGCATTAATCGTAGGGCGGCTTGATAATCTTGACAAAGAGATTGAAGTCCATCTGGAAAATGCCAAATCTCTGATGCAAGCAGAAAGCGAAGCACTTTTAGATGCGACGAAAACAGAAGCAGAGAGCATTCTTATTGACGCAGAAAAAGAGGTCGTTAAGCTTCAACAGCAAGGGATTGAGGATTTTCACGAAAAGCTTGTGAATGGCATTTTAAATATCAGCAAGCAAGTTCTCACTCAAACAACACCCGCTGAAGTTCATGACAATTTAGTCAATGAATTGATTGAGAAAATTTGGGATATGGGAAAACAAGACATGCACCAGGTGAGAACAGTGCGCGATTCTTTGACTGAGCGGACGCCCACAGTGCGCGTCGCATCCGCAAAGGCATTAACGCCTGACCAACAAAGGGCGCTCATTCGGCCGGTTTCTGCCCTTGCAGACCGCAATGTGAATATGGAAATTGATGTTGACCCAGATTTAATTTCAGGAATACGCGTTCATCTTGGCGACCTGATTGTTACCAACAACCTTGCGGTAGAGTTAAATAATTTAAAGACCGATATTGCTAAATTGATTGATGAAAGCCTGCAGCATTGA
- the atpE gene encoding ATP synthase F0 subunit C yields the protein MWQLDAPTLITVLTIIVSVAGIVLGSIAPSIVEGIATKTALEAMARQPEAAGDIRTTLLIAMALLESGSIYVLLIVLILVFANPLLELFVF from the coding sequence ATGTGGCAATTAGATGCACCTACATTAATAACTGTTCTAACCATTATTGTCTCCGTCGCAGGAATTGTCCTGGGTAGTATTGCTCCAAGTATTGTGGAAGGGATAGCAACAAAAACAGCGTTGGAAGCCATGGCGCGCCAACCTGAAGCCGCAGGAGATATTCGTACCACCCTGTTAATCGCAATGGCTTTATTAGAATCAGGGTCTATTTATGTTCTATTGATTGTTTTGATTCTTGTTTTTGCCAACCCATTGCTCGAGCTATTTGTTTTTTAA
- the atpB gene encoding F0F1 ATP synthase subunit A has product MDSITPQVVFEIYGIKITNTVVSTWVIMVILILLAWVIRRFKPGIGEVIIESINGIIGSVMPEETGTIKYLPILGTLAVFLIFSNLFGLVPGMVSPTANINTTFALALIVFFAVHVYGIAEKGLWGYIKDFANPIFMFPLEIISHISRTLSLSIRLFGNILSTDLIVAIIFSLVPLFLPLPMATLSIITGLLQAYIFTILASLYIASAVEVQEFEQERRRLKQLKKKSKHSS; this is encoded by the coding sequence ATGGATAGTATTACACCACAAGTTGTCTTTGAAATATATGGAATAAAAATTACAAACACCGTTGTTTCCACCTGGGTAATCATGGTCATTTTAATTCTTTTAGCCTGGGTGATTCGCAGGTTTAAACCCGGTATTGGTGAGGTGATAATTGAATCAATCAACGGGATCATTGGTTCAGTGATGCCTGAAGAAACAGGGACCATTAAATATTTGCCAATTCTGGGAACATTAGCGGTGTTTTTAATTTTTTCCAATCTATTTGGCCTCGTTCCAGGCATGGTTTCCCCCACTGCAAATATTAATACAACCTTTGCCCTGGCATTAATTGTGTTTTTTGCTGTCCATGTTTATGGCATAGCTGAAAAGGGCTTGTGGGGTTATATAAAAGATTTCGCCAACCCCATTTTCATGTTTCCATTGGAAATTATCAGCCACATTTCCCGCACATTATCGCTGTCAATTCGCCTTTTTGGCAACATTCTGAGCACCGATTTGATCGTTGCAATCATTTTTTCGCTGGTACCACTATTTCTCCCACTCCCTATGGCGACATTGTCCATCATCACTGGTCTCTTGCAAGCTTACATCTTCACTATTCTTGCATCATTGTATATCGCTTCAGCTGTGGAAGTCCAGGAGTTTGAGCAGGAGCGCCGTCGCCTTAAACAATTGAAAAAAAAATCTAAACATTCATCATAA
- a CDS encoding ATP synthase subunit I, protein MIAFNFIFWTLIGAITGYLYFLSQQWSVNQLDTQKRHRSISLIMVGTILRWLLVGIVFSISVSHSYLALLSVFLSFMLVRLVFLLMWQGWLRFKNPFIRH, encoded by the coding sequence ATGATTGCCTTCAACTTCATATTTTGGACATTAATCGGAGCCATTACTGGCTATCTTTATTTTTTATCTCAGCAGTGGTCGGTCAACCAATTGGACACCCAAAAAAGACACCGCAGTATCAGTTTAATCATGGTAGGAACCATTTTGCGTTGGCTATTGGTCGGCATTGTTTTTTCGATTTCGGTCTCGCATTCTTATCTGGCATTGTTGAGCGTTTTTTTATCCTTTATGTTGGTACGGTTGGTATTCTTGCTGATGTGGCAGGGCTGGCTGCGTTTTAAGAATCCTTTTATCCGCCATTAA
- a CDS encoding AtpZ/AtpI family protein has protein sequence MTEEKKSKKFSLKGIGLTTLGWEIALPIFGGVLIGHYLDRLTKNTYMLTLSFLGLGIFIAYYNIYKRIQIEIWRKNLKDREKGEDKEELKK, from the coding sequence ATGACTGAAGAAAAAAAAAGCAAGAAATTTTCACTCAAAGGAATAGGCCTGACCACACTGGGCTGGGAAATTGCCCTGCCGATATTTGGCGGCGTTCTCATTGGTCACTATCTGGACCGGTTGACAAAAAACACTTATATGTTAACCCTATCTTTTTTAGGATTGGGCATTTTCATCGCCTACTACAATATTTATAAGCGTATCCAGATCGAAATCTGGCGAAAAAACCTCAAGGATAGGGAAAAAGGTGAAGACAAGGAAGAACTAAAAAAATGA
- a CDS encoding F0F1 ATP synthase subunit epsilon, with product MSSFPLLTLKILSPDGINFEKKGLKEVVVPLADGGSIGIKPGHATLIAETVRGAIRYRSELEQDSIEVLPGILDIRDNTVIILSAGKVSQQTSMVSEAEPMNFERLMQTLISKIQSEEESISLQS from the coding sequence GTGAGTTCTTTCCCCCTGCTAACCTTAAAAATTCTTTCGCCAGACGGGATCAATTTTGAAAAAAAAGGCCTTAAAGAAGTTGTCGTTCCCCTTGCTGATGGCGGATCGATAGGGATTAAACCTGGCCATGCGACTTTGATCGCAGAAACGGTGCGCGGAGCAATCCGCTATCGCTCAGAACTTGAACAGGACAGTATTGAAGTTCTCCCTGGCATTTTGGATATTAGAGATAATACGGTCATTATTTTGAGTGCTGGGAAAGTCTCACAACAAACAAGTATGGTGTCGGAAGCTGAACCAATGAATTTTGAACGATTGATGCAAACGTTGATCAGCAAAATTCAGTCTGAAGAAGAATCAATCTCATTACAAAGTTAG
- the atpD gene encoding F0F1 ATP synthase subunit beta — MSTTLTENNNIGIIIRAIGVVVDVEFETGNLPSIHNALKVSQIGKPPLILEVHEHVDAHTVRTVALGSTEGLKRGLIVEDTGNPILVPVGRETLGRMFNILGEPIDDKPPVSDETSRHPIHSESPSLSSQEVVTSPFITGIKAIDLLTPYPNGGKIGLFGGAGVGKTVLIIELMRNSIQKHSGIVLFAGVGERSREGNDLYLELSNTDAMKSSVLVFGQMNEPPGARLRTPLTALTMAEYFRDYERRPVLVFIDNIFRYIQAGSEVSALLGRLPSEVGYQPTLESEMGALQERITTTSAGSVTSIQAIYVPADDMTDPAVVATFAHLDASTVLSRRQVDLGIYPAIDPLSSSSTLMAPHIVGQEHYRVAMQVKSTLARYEDLQDVIAILGMDELSEADQKTVRRARRIQRFLSQPFFSAEEFTGDAGVFVELNETIRGFKEILEGRYDLIPEQAFYMVGTIDDAMEKARKLSLEEER; from the coding sequence TTGAGCACAACTCTTACTGAAAACAACAACATTGGAATCATTATTCGAGCAATTGGCGTTGTTGTTGATGTTGAATTTGAAACCGGAAATCTACCCAGCATCCATAATGCACTCAAAGTATCTCAAATTGGAAAACCGCCTCTGATTTTAGAAGTCCATGAGCATGTGGATGCTCACACGGTTCGGACAGTGGCGTTGGGCTCAACTGAAGGCTTGAAACGGGGGCTGATTGTCGAGGACACCGGGAATCCCATTTTGGTCCCTGTGGGTAGAGAAACCCTTGGGCGAATGTTCAATATTCTGGGTGAACCCATCGATGATAAGCCGCCCGTCTCAGACGAAACCTCTCGGCACCCCATTCATTCAGAATCACCATCCTTAAGTTCACAGGAAGTGGTCACTTCCCCTTTTATCACCGGTATTAAAGCAATTGATTTGTTAACCCCCTATCCTAACGGTGGGAAAATTGGACTATTTGGTGGTGCTGGTGTTGGTAAGACTGTACTCATTATCGAATTGATGCGCAATTCAATTCAGAAGCACTCTGGAATTGTGTTGTTTGCCGGTGTTGGAGAACGCAGCAGGGAGGGGAATGATCTCTATCTGGAGTTAAGCAATACCGATGCCATGAAGTCAAGCGTTCTGGTCTTTGGTCAAATGAATGAACCTCCGGGCGCCCGACTGCGAACGCCACTGACCGCGTTAACCATGGCTGAGTACTTTCGAGATTACGAACGTCGCCCGGTTTTGGTGTTCATTGATAATATATTCCGCTATATCCAGGCTGGGTCAGAGGTTTCGGCTTTGCTGGGCCGCCTCCCCAGCGAGGTTGGCTACCAGCCCACCCTAGAATCCGAAATGGGGGCGCTTCAAGAGCGCATTACAACCACGTCTGCTGGCAGTGTGACCTCAATTCAAGCTATTTATGTGCCTGCTGATGACATGACCGACCCGGCTGTGGTTGCTACCTTTGCCCATCTTGATGCATCCACCGTGCTATCAAGGCGTCAAGTTGACCTCGGCATATACCCGGCGATCGACCCATTAAGTTCATCATCGACATTGATGGCGCCGCACATTGTCGGTCAGGAGCATTACCGTGTGGCTATGCAGGTCAAATCAACGCTTGCTCGGTATGAAGATCTGCAAGACGTCATCGCCATTCTTGGCATGGATGAACTGAGCGAAGCAGATCAAAAAACCGTGCGCAGGGCACGGCGCATTCAAAGGTTTCTGTCTCAACCATTTTTCTCAGCAGAAGAATTTACCGGTGATGCTGGGGTATTTGTCGAGCTAAACGAGACGATCAGGGGATTCAAGGAAATCCTGGAAGGTCGCTATGATCTGATCCCCGAACAAGCTTTTTATATGGTTGGAACCATCGATGATGCCATGGAAAAGGCGAGAAAACTTTCACTGGAGGAGGAACGGTGA
- a CDS encoding Lon protease family protein: MSNINELKPGQLYRHCDLQTLKFNTTDEVEDEITFVGQERVSDAINFGMNISHPGYNIYVIGPAGMGKRKAVQEFFEEKAKSDPTPADYIYVHNFDHPDQPYAIALPPSFGTEYQADIDNLIGEMQTALSAAFESEEYQNRRQAVFESFKDKQAELFNELQNKANQRKLAMIKTPSGIAFAPRDDEGVLSPEDVNKLTDQEREDIKNAIEELQSSLQKILQQVPPRQREAQQEIKELNKEMANFAIGGLINELINKYQPYERVVEHIKEIQEQIIENADDFLPTDNQEASSFFEALSQQKGRSAALLDRFKVNVIVNNKENQGAPVIFENNPTYNNLIGRFDHYAQMGTLMTDYRMIKPGALHKANGGYLIIDVRKLLNQPFAWEGLKRALQSKHIEIESIGQSLSLISTVSLKPEPIPLSVKIALVGDRVLFYLLVQYDPEFSELFKVEADFTTEIEWTENNQGLYARLIASIIKREGALPFNKNAVARLIEESARQANDSERLNTRLQDLSELIIESDYWAKESRHEIVTVDDVQRAIDEKTRRGDRIKEKMQESILRDINVISTDGAKVGQINGLSVYELGSLMFGKPTRITAQISLGKGQVIDIEREVAMGGPIHSKGVLILSGFLRGRFAQDVPLSFSASLVFEQSYGGVDGDSASSTELYVLLSAIAGMPLRQDLAVTGSINQHGEVQAIGGVNQKIEGFFDICKERGLTGNQGVLIPSANIKHLMLRKDVIEAVEADQFHIYPVSHIDQGIEILTGIKAGEKDENGAFPLDSINGMVKQKLETMAKTLAHFGKDEKDQGE; this comes from the coding sequence ATGTCCAATATCAATGAATTGAAACCCGGTCAATTATATCGACATTGCGACCTGCAAACGCTCAAGTTTAACACCACAGACGAGGTTGAAGATGAAATCACGTTTGTTGGGCAGGAAAGGGTTTCAGATGCAATCAATTTTGGAATGAACATCTCGCACCCAGGTTACAACATTTATGTGATTGGTCCTGCGGGCATGGGAAAAAGAAAAGCCGTGCAGGAATTTTTCGAAGAAAAGGCGAAATCCGACCCCACCCCGGCAGATTATATCTATGTCCATAACTTTGACCACCCTGACCAACCCTATGCCATCGCGCTGCCTCCATCATTTGGAACTGAATACCAAGCTGATATAGACAACCTGATTGGAGAAATGCAAACAGCGCTTTCCGCTGCCTTTGAAAGCGAAGAATACCAGAACAGGCGCCAAGCTGTATTTGAATCGTTTAAAGATAAGCAAGCTGAGCTTTTCAATGAATTGCAGAACAAGGCTAACCAGCGTAAATTGGCAATGATCAAAACCCCATCTGGAATTGCCTTTGCCCCACGCGATGATGAAGGTGTGCTTTCTCCAGAGGATGTTAATAAATTAACTGATCAGGAACGAGAGGATATAAAAAACGCTATTGAAGAACTTCAATCGAGCCTGCAAAAAATCCTGCAACAGGTACCTCCCAGGCAACGCGAGGCACAGCAAGAAATTAAAGAACTAAACAAAGAAATGGCGAATTTTGCCATTGGCGGTTTAATTAATGAATTGATCAATAAATATCAGCCCTATGAGAGAGTCGTTGAGCATATTAAAGAAATTCAGGAACAAATTATCGAAAATGCAGACGATTTTCTTCCCACTGATAACCAAGAAGCTTCCAGTTTTTTTGAGGCCTTGTCGCAGCAAAAGGGTCGCTCGGCAGCACTGTTGGATCGCTTCAAAGTCAACGTCATTGTCAACAATAAAGAAAACCAGGGAGCGCCGGTTATCTTTGAAAACAACCCGACCTACAACAATTTAATCGGTCGCTTCGATCATTATGCCCAAATGGGAACCTTAATGACCGATTACCGTATGATCAAACCAGGCGCTTTGCATAAAGCAAATGGGGGTTATTTGATTATTGATGTTCGAAAATTACTTAACCAGCCCTTTGCCTGGGAAGGACTCAAACGTGCCCTGCAATCAAAACACATTGAAATCGAATCCATCGGGCAATCTCTCAGCCTGATCAGCACGGTCTCTCTAAAACCTGAGCCCATCCCTTTGTCCGTGAAAATCGCCCTAGTTGGAGACCGAGTTTTGTTTTACTTGCTGGTGCAATATGACCCCGAATTTTCTGAGTTGTTTAAGGTTGAAGCCGATTTTACAACCGAAATCGAATGGACTGAGAACAACCAGGGCTTATATGCGAGGCTGATTGCCAGCATTATCAAACGCGAAGGCGCCCTGCCTTTTAACAAAAATGCCGTAGCCAGGTTGATTGAAGAAAGCGCCAGACAAGCCAATGATTCTGAACGATTGAATACCCGTTTGCAGGACTTGAGCGAATTGATCATTGAATCCGATTACTGGGCAAAGGAATCCCGGCATGAGATTGTTACCGTTGATGATGTCCAGCGTGCCATTGATGAAAAAACCAGAAGGGGGGATCGAATAAAAGAAAAAATGCAGGAGTCCATCTTGCGAGACATCAATGTTATCAGTACGGATGGTGCGAAAGTCGGTCAAATCAACGGGCTTTCTGTGTACGAGCTTGGGTCGCTAATGTTCGGTAAACCAACACGGATCACTGCTCAAATCAGCCTGGGTAAAGGGCAGGTGATCGATATTGAACGAGAAGTCGCCATGGGTGGTCCAATACATTCAAAAGGTGTATTGATCCTTTCAGGGTTTCTAAGAGGGCGTTTTGCTCAAGATGTTCCGTTAAGCTTTTCAGCCAGCCTGGTGTTTGAACAATCCTATGGCGGGGTCGATGGTGATAGCGCTTCATCAACAGAGCTTTACGTTCTGCTGAGCGCTATTGCAGGAATGCCTCTCAGACAAGATTTGGCTGTAACCGGATCAATCAATCAACATGGTGAGGTTCAAGCAATTGGCGGCGTCAATCAAAAAATTGAAGGTTTCTTCGACATTTGCAAAGAACGTGGTTTAACCGGCAATCAAGGCGTTCTAATTCCCTCTGCCAACATAAAACACCTCATGTTACGCAAGGATGTGATTGAGGCTGTAGAGGCTGATCAATTTCATATTTATCCGGTTTCCCATATCGACCAAGGTATTGAAATCCTCACAGGAATTAAGGCAGGGGAAAAAGATGAAAATGGCGCTTTTCCCCTTGATTCAATCAATGGCATGGTCAAACAAAAACTAGAAACAATGGCAAAAACACTAGCCCATTTTGGGAAAGATGAGAAAGATCAGGGTGAGTGA
- a CDS encoding universal stress protein produces MLGPIIVNQILVSLDNSTHSVAALGAAVELAQQYRAALKGIFIEDINLLNLAEMPFCQEVGEHTARVREITTDGLSRGIFVQSRSVIRTFRKKTSSIDIKAVFVVLRGNIHRTIEKEGQSSDLIVIGKAGTHPVRGRRLGSTAQALIKNHTKPLLLIEENARLGQPIIVVYHQSPLGTRCLETGRDLVNPGETLVILVCQDDPDTFAEVTANLNQWATSNNSKISIQGYKTETIHRLFSMLNALEKGLLILPHGGNVSELKVIHLFINEVSQPMLLIRNNS; encoded by the coding sequence ATGCTCGGACCAATAATCGTTAACCAAATACTGGTGTCGCTCGATAACTCAACACACAGTGTTGCTGCTTTAGGGGCTGCGGTTGAACTGGCACAACAATACCGCGCAGCTTTAAAAGGCATTTTTATTGAAGATATCAATCTGCTCAATCTGGCAGAGATGCCTTTTTGCCAGGAGGTCGGAGAACATACAGCCAGGGTGAGAGAAATTACTACGGATGGTTTGTCGCGCGGTATTTTTGTTCAATCTCGTTCAGTGATTAGAACTTTTCGAAAAAAAACGTCATCAATCGACATCAAGGCTGTTTTTGTGGTGTTACGGGGAAATATCCACAGGACAATAGAAAAAGAAGGCCAATCTTCTGACCTGATTGTGATCGGCAAGGCAGGCACACATCCGGTGCGTGGAAGGAGGCTTGGCTCAACCGCACAAGCGCTGATAAAAAACCACACAAAACCCCTGTTGTTGATTGAAGAAAATGCCCGGCTTGGTCAGCCAATCATCGTTGTTTACCACCAGAGCCCTTTAGGAACACGTTGCCTTGAAACCGGTAGAGACCTCGTCAATCCTGGAGAAACCCTGGTAATTCTGGTATGTCAGGATGACCCGGACACATTTGCAGAGGTGACAGCAAATTTAAACCAATGGGCGACTTCCAATAACAGCAAAATATCGATCCAGGGTTATAAAACCGAAACCATCCACCGATTATTCAGCATGCTCAATGCATTAGAAAAAGGATTGTTGATCCTGCCCCATGGAGGGAATGTTTCGGAACTGAAAGTTATACACCTGTTTATCAACGAAGTCAGCCAGCCCATGCTGTTAATACGAAATAATTCGTAA
- a CDS encoding FtsW/RodA/SpoVE family cell cycle protein, with protein MNNTRNIWQNFDFLLFGAGLILSILGIALIRSSIAGNIALADHPNRQTTFLIISLVVLFVVAAIDYKYWITLIAPMYLVIMAFLGVVLTAEARFGAVRWLEVGQILIQPSEFAKIVIILALSNTFANVKSNNLKVNTILRSALVVGGLLTLIFLQPNLSMTIVILVLWAAYLWIGGIKIRFTLIFVAIIMVVILIGAFTGFSFLEDYQRDRISNFLFPDPDARYGDTYNVDQALITIGTGGWFGQGYNQSSQVQLRFLKVRHTDFIFSVLAAEFGLIGTLIVIALLVLVIIRCFYISQNAADSFGSLIAYGFGVLIFFQTAVNIGVNLNIIPVTGLTLPFISYGGSSLLTLFLGIGMVESVAMRSPKRK; from the coding sequence ATGAATAACACTCGTAATATCTGGCAGAACTTCGATTTTTTATTGTTCGGAGCTGGGCTGATTCTATCTATATTGGGCATCGCATTAATCCGCAGCTCCATCGCGGGAAATATTGCGCTGGCGGACCATCCTAACAGGCAAACGACGTTTCTAATTATCAGCCTGGTTGTTTTGTTTGTTGTTGCTGCCATTGACTATAAGTACTGGATCACATTAATCGCGCCTATGTATCTGGTGATCATGGCTTTTTTGGGCGTTGTATTAACTGCTGAAGCAAGGTTTGGCGCGGTTAGATGGTTGGAAGTGGGTCAAATCCTGATTCAACCCTCTGAATTTGCAAAAATTGTGATTATCTTAGCCTTATCAAATACATTCGCCAACGTCAAATCGAACAATCTTAAAGTCAATACGATTCTCAGAAGTGCGCTTGTGGTAGGTGGCTTGCTGACTTTGATTTTTCTTCAGCCAAATTTGAGTATGACCATCGTAATCCTGGTGCTGTGGGCTGCCTATCTATGGATAGGGGGTATAAAAATCAGGTTTACTTTGATTTTTGTTGCCATCATCATGGTTGTGATTTTAATTGGCGCTTTTACCGGGTTCTCATTTTTGGAAGACTACCAGCGAGATCGCATATCTAATTTTCTTTTTCCGGACCCAGATGCTCGTTATGGAGACACCTATAATGTGGATCAAGCTTTGATCACGATCGGTACAGGTGGTTGGTTTGGGCAGGGATATAATCAGTCTTCTCAAGTTCAGTTGCGATTTTTGAAGGTGCGACATACAGATTTTATCTTTTCTGTGCTTGCCGCGGAGTTTGGGTTGATTGGCACTCTGATTGTGATTGCCTTGCTTGTCCTGGTGATCATTCGCTGTTTTTACATCTCTCAAAACGCGGCAGATTCTTTTGGATCGTTAATTGCTTACGGTTTTGGTGTGTTGATCTTTTTTCAAACCGCTGTAAATATTGGGGTTAATCTGAATATTATTCCTGTTACAGGGTTGACGTTACCCTTTATCAGCTATGGGGGTAGCTCTTTATTGACGTTGTTTTTGGGGATTGGGATGGTTGAGAGTGTGGCAATGCGCTCACCGAAGCGCAAATGA
- the minC gene encoding septum site-determining protein MinC, with protein MEIKGIKEGILISFQGQEWQVVKESLIQIIAEKGAFFQGAQLVLDVGPLVLGTNALEELRETLNRYNVSLYGLLSKSMVTQEAARRMGLITKLQKPAKKTDHKLWPIEAVLKGEAAVLIPQTIPPGLTTKYQGHVIVLGDVSQGTEIIANGSVIVWGRLYGNVHAGADGDQTAVVCALDLAPNRLRIAEIIAITPVDQAEPIPEVARILNGQIIAEPWQNP; from the coding sequence ATGGAAATTAAGGGCATTAAAGAAGGAATTCTGATCTCTTTTCAAGGTCAGGAGTGGCAGGTTGTAAAAGAATCCCTGATTCAAATAATTGCAGAAAAAGGGGCTTTTTTTCAAGGTGCCCAGCTTGTTCTGGATGTCGGTCCGCTTGTTTTAGGAACCAATGCCCTGGAGGAGTTACGCGAAACATTAAATCGTTACAACGTCTCATTGTATGGACTGTTGAGCAAATCTATGGTGACACAAGAAGCAGCTCGTAGGATGGGATTGATCACAAAACTTCAAAAACCAGCAAAAAAAACTGACCATAAATTGTGGCCAATTGAGGCTGTTTTAAAGGGTGAAGCAGCCGTATTAATCCCACAGACAATACCACCGGGATTGACGACCAAATACCAAGGCCATGTGATTGTTCTTGGGGATGTCAGTCAAGGAACAGAAATCATCGCTAACGGTAGCGTAATTGTATGGGGGAGACTGTATGGAAATGTGCATGCTGGTGCAGATGGCGATCAAACCGCAGTGGTGTGTGCGCTTGATCTTGCGCCCAACCGGTTGCGGATTGCTGAAATAATTGCCATAACACCAGTAGATCAAGCAGAACCCATACCTGAGGTTGCCCGCATTCTAAATGGTCAAATCATTGCTGAACCGTGGCAAAACCCTTGA